A genomic window from Diospyros lotus cultivar Yz01 chromosome 2, ASM1463336v1, whole genome shotgun sequence includes:
- the LOC127794200 gene encoding 4-coumarate--CoA ligase 2, with translation MEAKTQPQEMIFRSKLPDIYIPKHLSLHAYCFENISKFSSRPCLINGSTGEICTYADVELMARKVAAGLDKLGVRQGDTIMLLLPNSPEFVFAFLGASYRGAVTTMANPFFTPAEVIKHAKASGAKLIVTQACHVEKVKDYAFENHVKLICIDAPPPESGCLHFSELTQAEERDAPEVEIDPDDVVALPYSSGTTGLPKGVMLTHKGQVTSVAQQVDGENPNLYIHREDVMMCALPLFHVYSLNVMLCGLRVGAAILIMQKFEIGSFLELIQRYKVTIGPVVPPIVLAIAKSPVVDNYDLSSIRTVMSGAAPLGKELEDTVRAKFPNAKLGQGYGMTEAGPVLAMCLAFAKEPFEIKSGACGTVVRNAEMKIVDPETGVSLLRNQPGEICIRGDQIMKGYLNDPEATERTIDKEGWLHTGDIGYIDDDDELFIVDRLKELIKYKGFQVAPAELEALLLSHPDVSDAAVVPMKDESAGEVPVAFVVRANGSKITEDEIKQFISKQVVFYKRISRVFFIDAIPKAASGKILRKDLRARLAAGLPK, from the exons ATGGAAGCGAAAACACAACCACAAGAAATGATTTTCCGGTCGAAGTTGCCGGATATCTACATCCCAAAGCACCTCTCTTTACATGCGTATTGCTTCGAGAACATTTCGAAATTCAGTTCGAGGCCTTGCCTGATCAACGGCTCAACGGGCGAGATCTGCACCTACGCCGACGTCGAGCTCATGGCGAGGAAGGTGGCAGCCGGTCTCGACAAGCTCGGCGTCCGGCAGGGCGACACTATCATGCTCCTGCTACCGAACTCGCCGGAGTTCGTCTTCGCCTTCCTCGGCGCGTCCTACCGCGGCGCCGTCACCACCATGGCCAATCCGTTCTTCACCCCCGCTGAGGTGATCAAGCACGCGAAGGCCTCCGGCGCAAAACTCATCGTCACGCAAGCTTGCCACGTGGAGAAAGTGAAGGACTACGCATTCGAAAATCACGTGAAACTCATCTGTATCGACGCTCCGCCTCCGGAGAGCGGTTGCCTGCACTTCTCGGAGCTGACGCAGGCCGAAGAGCGAGACGCGCCGGAGGTGGAGATCGACCCCGATGACGTCGTAGCGCTTCCGTACTCCTCCGGGACCACGGGGTTGCCGAAGGGGGTGATGCTGACTCACAAAGGACAGGTGACGAGCGTGGCGCAGCAGGTTGACGGGGAGAATCCGAACTTGTATATTCACAGAGAAGATGTGATGATGTGTGCGTTGCCGTTGTTCCATGTCTACTCGCTGAACGTGATGCTGTGCGGGCTGAGAGTGGGGGCGGCGATTCTGATAATGCAGAAGTTCGAGATAGGGTCGTTCTTGGAGCTGATACAGAGGTACAAGGTTACGATCGGACCGGTCGTGCCGCCAATCGTGTTGGCGATCGCGAAGAGCCCGGTGGTCGATAATTACGATCTGTCGTCTATCCGGACGGTGATGTCCGGCGCGGCGCCGCTGGGGAAAGAGCTCGAAGATACTGTCAGAGCCAAGTTTCCGAACGCCAAGCTTGGCCAG GGATATGGAATGACCGAGGCGGGGCCGGTGTTGGCGATGTGCTTGGCGTTTGCGAAGGAGCCCTTTGAGATAAAGTCCGGTGCCTGTGGGACTGTCGTCAGGAACGCCGAGATGAAGATCGTCGATCCCGAAACTGGAGTTTCTCTTCTCCGGAACCAGCCCGGCGAGATTTGCATCAGAGGCGACCAAATCAtgaaag GTTATCTGAATGATCCAGAGGCGACGGAGAGAACAATAGACAAGGAAGGATGGCTACACACGGGCGACATCGGCTACATCGACGACGATGACGAGTTGTTCATCGTCGACCGATTGAAAGAGCTCATCAAATACAAGGGCTTCCAGGTCGCCCCCGCTGAACTTGAGGCCCTCCTCCTTTCCCATCCCGACGTGTCGGACGCTGCCGTTGTCCC CATGAAAGATGAATCGGCGGGAGAGGTTCCGGTTGCTTTTGTCGTCAGAGCAAATGGATCCAAGATCACTGAGGATGAAATCAAACAATTCATATCCAAACAG GTAGTTTTCTACAAAAGAATAAGCCGAGTGTTCTTCATCGATGCCATTCCCAAGGCTGCGTCCGGCAAGATCTTGAGGAAGGACTTGCGAGCAAGACTAGCAGCTGGTCTTCCAAAGTAA
- the LOC127794203 gene encoding E3 ubiquitin-protein ligase RSL1-like encodes MAQELGSLSSVQTVDDLYFSALSNEHEDEVFPISDSLYAEELQLQEALMSSVIASQTLTPNPPLTIQFQVTPVSVPETVVVGAKESGQSSHRFCEICAEKKDAEEMFRIDSCAHSFCSACISQHIAVKLGENALVVPCPAWECDGVLELDDCRPRVSTEMVARWDELLCESVIPASEKFYCPFSDCSAMLVNDEGSLIRQSECPICHRLFCAQCYVPWHGEIACEEFQGLNEDERGREDLMVRELAKSESWKRCPHCKYYVEKTEGCLHMTCRCRFQFCYACGETWSDTHGAECRRP; translated from the exons ATGGCGCAGGAATTGGGTTCCCTCTCCAGTGTTCAAACCGTAGATGATTTGTACTTCTCCGCGCTCTCCAACGAGCACGAAGACGAGGTGTTCCCCATTTCCGATTCCTTGTACGCCGAGGAGTTGCAGCTCCAAGAAGCTCTCATGTCGTCCGTCATCGCTTCtcaaaccctaacccctaatcCGCCGCTAACGATCCAGTTCCAGGTCACTCCGGTTTCTGTCCCGGAAACCGTCGTCGTGGGGGCGAAGGAATCTGGCCAATCGTCCCATAGGTTCTGCGAGATTTGCGCAGAGAAGAAGGACGCCGAGGAGATGTTCCGAATCGACAGTTGCGCCCATTCCTTCTGCTCCGCCTGCATAAGCCAGCACATCGCCGTCAAACTCGGCGAGAATGCGCTGGTCGTTCCGTGCCCCGCCTGGGAATGCGACGGCGTGCTGGAACTCGACGACTGCCGGCCGAGGGTGTCCACCGAAATGGTGGCGCGTTGGGACGAGTTGCTGTGCGAATCTGTGATTCCGGCGTCCGAGAAGTTCTACTGCCCGTTCAGTGACTGTTCCGCAATGTTGGTGAACGATGAGGGGTCACTGATAAGGCAATCGGAGTGTCCGATTTGCCATAGATTGTTCTGCGCGCAGTGCTACGTGCCTTGGCACGGCGAGATCGCGTGCGAGGAGTTTCAGGGATTGAACGAAGATGAAAGGGGGAGAGAGGATCTGATGGTGAGAGAATTGGCGAAGAGTGAGAGCTGGAAGAGATGCCCTCACTGTAAATACTATGTGGAGAAAACAGAGGGTTGCCTCCACATGACTTGCAG GTGTAGATTTCAGTTCTGCTATGCATGTGGAGAAACTTGGAGCGACACTCATGGGGCGGAATGCCGGAGACCATGA
- the LOC127794005 gene encoding uncharacterized protein LOC127794005, which produces MSKSCKGLAQELVKCLSESDCVKVENRSYRECAKEKSPSISSECVGLRETYFNCKRGQVDMRARIRGNKGY; this is translated from the exons ATGTCGAAGTCTTGCAAGGGCTTGGCTCAGGAGCTGGTCAAGTGTCTTAGCGAGTCCGACTGTGTTAAG GTTGAGAACCGATCATATAGGGAATGTGCCAAGGAGAAGAGCCCGTCGATATCAAGCGAGTGTGTGGGACTACGGGAAACATATTTCAATTGCAAGAGAGGCCAG GTTGACATGAGAGCTCGAATTCGAGGAAACAAAGGGTACTGA